The following proteins are co-located in the Chryseobacterium daecheongense genome:
- the porU gene encoding type IX secretion system sortase PorU, with protein sequence MKQIITFLLLLTYVSTIYAQRITIEWDGSKIQDFGDTKINLPNFKNKGFSYGQNNIFIITTQKIGEKQLKISNLVWEAVSNRELFELSKNALPDYDVSNVSYYYSEGEQYASVHVGLFKNVKGRIQRLSSFEISEGNGSNQMMNAAKVGTTNNPLASGAFYKIKVDKSGIFKITTQFLKDNGINPSSVNPRNFRIYGNGGIMLPEYNQDVKYSALQENAIQVVGEDDGIWNDNDYALFYAQGPNGYNLYNSSNGKGFKRAEERIDRSENVKNIYEDFSYYYINFDKGAGKRVQPVDANLPASPLITRFDNYQVINNDQKNIMKVGRVWTEEAPFTTDKSVTFNLTTPILGGDPVKYRTRVIGYKSQGNSITFDINNQNAQPFSSGSTDPDYVPYVYFGDVTNLSGNQLTINYKPNIATNPNGLFYFDYAEVQYKEDLRYNGSQMNFRDFSLVSGSNTSYGFSVSNTAGLEQIWDVTDITNANRRVNKATGSGNFNFGYITSDLNFNNEFVAFKADAAYSPQFVERIANQNLSGLQNVDYLIITVPEMMSQAQRLANYHQTKNNYNVQIVDVNKIYNEFGSGSKDLTAIRDFITKLNTPLGSLKYVFILGDTSYDYKNRVPNNSNVVSSYESEQSSDFITSFVTDDYIVMTKPQTSASIPNNLPDVPVGRLPAANATEAAVMMDKTLAYYNSLPGQSTPFGEWRMKLDFVVDDDDDGGGPFHDVMNTTLATVFEQPGSTNLKEYNVRKLYLDAFQAQSTAGGQRYPQVNQAISNDIGNSMYLFYFGHGGISGWAQERVLTLDEINNANNFSNVYSRFPFVSTITCEFTLWDEPETFSAGERFLKMKQGGPATMITSSRAIGVDYGRDFTDLYTKDIFKLVNDDFETLGVAHLNAKRQKGPQADHLKVNLLGDPAMKLSRPKRLLVIDAIETPVPGLIRGLDFVKVKGHINNTNGSINTSFNGRVVINIFDKRLNKKTLNNDGNLTPILEYTEEGSAIVKASGTAVNGVFTVEFYVPKDINYAVGEGRILGYADNKATDVFNNQAVQVGDINPNGINDSQPPKVKLYMNNTNFADGGITDQNPMLLACITDDTGINSTGSGIGHDITVYLDGQIINTIVLNDFYSSGEGNGCLSPSLADYQKGNVTYPFRNLSVGQHQLSFKVWDINNNSTSATLNFEVKDEADQHLVINRPLNWPNPFTNKTYVQFEHNCDDILNVNVQIYTITGKLVRTLSQAVVAEPFLQGFRTPRQAIEWDGRDDFGATVGKGTYIFKIFAKSQNQEKCKGSATAVEKMVLLK encoded by the coding sequence ATGAAACAAATAATTACGTTTTTACTTCTATTAACTTATGTATCAACGATTTATGCTCAAAGAATCACCATCGAGTGGGATGGATCAAAAATTCAAGATTTTGGAGACACAAAAATCAATCTTCCCAATTTTAAAAATAAGGGATTTTCATATGGCCAAAATAACATTTTTATAATAACCACACAAAAAATAGGTGAAAAGCAATTAAAAATTTCCAATTTAGTTTGGGAAGCAGTTTCAAACCGAGAGCTATTTGAGTTAAGCAAAAACGCATTACCTGATTATGATGTTTCTAATGTTTCTTATTATTACTCAGAAGGGGAACAATACGCCAGCGTACATGTTGGCCTGTTTAAAAATGTAAAAGGAAGAATACAAAGACTTTCATCATTTGAAATTTCAGAAGGAAACGGCTCTAATCAGATGATGAATGCAGCTAAGGTGGGAACGACCAACAACCCTTTGGCTAGCGGTGCTTTTTATAAAATTAAAGTAGACAAGTCCGGTATTTTTAAAATTACCACTCAGTTTTTAAAGGATAACGGGATCAATCCTTCATCTGTAAATCCAAGAAATTTCAGGATATATGGGAACGGAGGAATCATGTTACCGGAATATAACCAGGATGTAAAATACAGTGCTCTTCAGGAAAATGCCATACAGGTAGTGGGTGAAGATGATGGAATATGGAACGATAATGATTATGCCCTATTCTATGCTCAGGGGCCTAATGGATACAACCTGTATAATAGTTCCAATGGTAAAGGATTCAAAAGAGCAGAAGAAAGAATTGACCGCAGTGAAAACGTAAAGAATATTTATGAAGATTTTTCCTATTACTACATCAATTTTGATAAAGGTGCGGGAAAAAGAGTTCAGCCTGTAGATGCCAACCTGCCGGCTTCCCCACTAATTACACGATTTGATAATTACCAGGTGATCAATAATGATCAGAAAAACATCATGAAAGTCGGAAGGGTTTGGACAGAAGAAGCTCCGTTTACCACCGACAAATCGGTTACTTTTAACCTCACCACTCCAATCCTGGGCGGCGATCCCGTAAAATACAGAACACGGGTAATTGGGTATAAGTCTCAGGGAAACAGTATAACTTTTGATATTAATAATCAAAATGCTCAGCCTTTTTCATCCGGTTCAACGGACCCTGATTATGTCCCATATGTTTATTTTGGAGATGTTACCAATTTAAGTGGCAATCAGCTTACGATCAACTATAAACCGAACATCGCAACAAATCCTAATGGTTTGTTTTATTTTGATTACGCCGAAGTTCAATACAAAGAGGACCTTAGATATAACGGGTCACAGATGAATTTCAGGGATTTTTCCCTTGTAAGCGGATCCAACACCAGTTATGGATTCAGCGTAAGCAATACGGCGGGATTGGAACAGATCTGGGATGTCACGGATATCACCAATGCCAACAGAAGAGTCAACAAAGCAACGGGAAGTGGTAATTTTAATTTCGGATATATTACTTCTGATTTAAATTTCAATAACGAGTTTGTTGCATTTAAGGCTGATGCCGCTTATTCACCTCAATTCGTAGAGAGAATTGCCAACCAGAACCTCTCGGGATTACAAAATGTAGATTATCTGATTATTACAGTCCCTGAAATGATGTCCCAGGCTCAAAGGCTTGCCAACTACCATCAGACTAAAAATAATTATAATGTACAGATTGTAGATGTTAATAAAATCTATAATGAATTTGGAAGCGGAAGTAAAGATCTTACTGCTATCCGTGATTTTATAACCAAATTAAATACACCACTGGGAAGTTTAAAATATGTATTTATTCTGGGTGATACCTCTTACGATTATAAAAACAGGGTTCCTAACAATTCCAATGTGGTATCCAGCTATGAAAGTGAACAGTCTTCAGATTTCATTACTTCATTTGTTACCGATGATTATATCGTAATGACAAAACCACAAACTTCTGCTTCGATCCCGAATAACTTACCTGATGTGCCGGTAGGAAGACTTCCTGCGGCAAATGCTACTGAAGCAGCGGTAATGATGGATAAAACCCTTGCGTATTACAATTCTTTACCGGGGCAGTCGACTCCTTTTGGGGAATGGCGTATGAAACTTGATTTCGTGGTAGATGATGATGATGATGGCGGAGGTCCTTTCCATGATGTAATGAACACTACATTAGCAACTGTTTTCGAGCAGCCGGGATCTACAAATCTTAAAGAATATAATGTAAGAAAACTCTATCTGGATGCTTTTCAGGCTCAGAGTACAGCAGGCGGACAAAGATACCCACAGGTAAACCAGGCAATCTCCAATGATATCGGAAACAGTATGTACCTGTTTTATTTCGGACATGGAGGAATCAGCGGATGGGCTCAGGAAAGAGTGCTTACCCTTGATGAGATCAATAATGCCAATAACTTTTCTAATGTGTACAGCAGATTTCCATTCGTGTCTACGATTACTTGTGAATTTACGCTCTGGGATGAACCGGAAACCTTTTCTGCCGGAGAACGTTTTCTAAAAATGAAACAGGGAGGGCCGGCAACAATGATCACCTCAAGCCGTGCTATTGGTGTGGATTATGGTCGTGATTTTACAGACCTTTATACCAAAGATATTTTCAAACTTGTGAATGATGATTTTGAAACCCTTGGTGTTGCCCATTTAAATGCTAAAAGACAAAAAGGTCCGCAAGCAGACCACTTGAAAGTAAATCTTCTGGGTGATCCTGCTATGAAATTAAGCAGACCAAAAAGGTTATTGGTAATCGATGCTATAGAAACTCCGGTACCCGGACTGATCAGAGGTCTGGACTTTGTAAAAGTAAAAGGACATATCAACAATACAAACGGAAGTATTAATACCTCTTTTAACGGAAGAGTGGTTATCAATATCTTCGATAAGAGGCTTAATAAAAAAACATTGAATAACGACGGAAACCTCACCCCTATCCTTGAATATACTGAAGAAGGAAGTGCTATTGTGAAGGCGTCAGGTACTGCTGTGAATGGGGTATTCACTGTAGAATTTTATGTACCGAAAGATATTAATTATGCCGTAGGTGAAGGAAGAATCCTCGGATATGCTGACAATAAAGCTACGGACGTATTCAATAATCAGGCGGTACAGGTTGGAGATATTAACCCGAACGGGATTAATGACAGCCAGCCCCCTAAGGTAAAGCTGTACATGAACAATACAAACTTTGCGGATGGAGGTATTACAGACCAGAATCCGATGTTGCTTGCCTGTATTACAGATGATACAGGTATAAATTCAACAGGATCCGGTATTGGCCATGATATTACTGTATATTTGGACGGCCAGATCATCAATACTATTGTTTTAAACGATTTTTATTCTTCGGGAGAAGGAAATGGATGTCTGAGTCCGAGTCTTGCAGATTATCAGAAAGGAAATGTAACCTACCCTTTCAGGAATTTATCGGTAGGTCAGCATCAATTATCATTTAAAGTTTGGGATATAAACAATAATTCTACATCTGCAACGTTAAACTTTGAAGTTAAGGATGAAGCGGATCAGCATCTGGTAATCAACAGACCTCTTAACTGGCCGAATCCGTTTACCAATAAAACGTATGTTCAGTTTGAGCATAATTGTGATGATATTCTGAATGTAAATGTTCAAATCTATACAATAACAGGAAAATTGGTAAGAACTTTATCACAGGCTGTAGTTGCAGAACCGTTCCTACAGGGCTTTAGAACGCCACGTCAGGCAATTGAATGGGATGGAAGAGACGATTTTGGGGCAACTGTTGGGAAGGGAACATATATTTTTAAGATATTTGCAAAAAGTCAAAACCAAGAAAAATGCAAAGGAAGTGCCACAGCTGTAGAAAAAATGGTACTTTTGAAGTAA
- the porV gene encoding type IX secretion system outer membrane channel protein PorV: MNLTTKLLLGIGLSAGFLGYSQDLGQVRPVLTGAPFLRIAPDARSGGMGDQGVVTSPDAFSQFWNAAKYPFSRTSSSVGLNYTPYMGKLTNDVFLLYGAFHKFLGQDERSTISASIYYFNMGQVDLTQLVGSEVASMGTSKPNEFSIDVAYGLKLSDSYSMAVTGRFIRSDLAGGFNTDTTLKPANSFAVDVSGYYTSPRFSSIGGYDGKVNAGFAIQNLGPKLDYTGNEESRSYLPTMARLGVGYDMYLDDLNKIGISVEGSKILVPGSEFVGMDPNTRQPMYAVPNVGPIAGIGKSFKNKNSIMYSGALEYSYDNAFAVRTGYFRESPEQGAREFATAGIGLKYRSFGLDISYLINMSKINTALDNTLRFGLTWNIGDETSNVDN; this comes from the coding sequence ATGAATTTAACTACTAAACTGCTTTTAGGAATTGGTTTAAGTGCTGGTTTTTTAGGCTATTCGCAAGATCTGGGGCAGGTAAGACCTGTATTGACCGGAGCTCCATTTCTAAGAATTGCACCAGATGCAAGATCTGGAGGTATGGGTGATCAGGGTGTCGTTACCTCTCCGGATGCATTTTCACAATTCTGGAATGCAGCGAAATATCCTTTTAGCAGAACGAGTTCTTCCGTAGGCCTTAACTACACCCCTTATATGGGAAAATTAACCAATGACGTATTTCTATTATATGGTGCATTCCATAAATTCTTAGGTCAGGATGAAAGATCTACGATCTCAGCAAGTATTTATTACTTCAACATGGGACAGGTAGACTTGACTCAGTTAGTAGGTAGCGAAGTAGCTTCAATGGGAACATCAAAACCAAATGAATTCTCTATTGATGTTGCTTATGGATTAAAGCTTTCAGATTCATACTCAATGGCTGTAACGGGTAGATTCATCCGTTCAGATTTAGCCGGAGGGTTCAACACAGATACTACATTAAAACCTGCCAATTCATTTGCGGTAGACGTTTCAGGATACTATACCTCTCCAAGATTTTCAAGTATCGGAGGATATGATGGTAAAGTGAATGCCGGTTTTGCTATTCAAAACCTGGGTCCGAAACTGGATTACACAGGAAATGAAGAATCAAGATCTTATCTACCTACCATGGCAAGATTAGGGGTTGGTTATGATATGTATCTGGATGACCTTAATAAAATCGGGATCAGCGTAGAAGGTTCTAAAATCTTGGTTCCGGGATCAGAATTCGTAGGAATGGATCCTAATACCAGACAGCCTATGTATGCGGTACCAAATGTGGGACCTATTGCGGGAATCGGAAAGTCTTTCAAAAACAAGAACAGTATCATGTATAGTGGTGCATTGGAATATTCATACGATAATGCTTTTGCAGTAAGAACTGGTTATTTCCGCGAAAGCCCTGAACAGGGAGCCAGAGAGTTCGCAACAGCAGGTATTGGTTTGAAGTACCGTTCTTTCGGACTTGATATTTCTTATCTGATCAATATGTCTAAAATTAATACAGCTTTAGATAACACGCTTCGTTTCGGTTTGACCTGGAATATCGGAGATGAAACTTCTAATGTTGATAATTAA
- the gldJ gene encoding gliding motility lipoprotein GldJ, with translation MKKLKLFSLIALSSTLALTSCGGSGTNKGGGTKKFISKTGWKPNEKQGWFFAGKQQKQKGWPGMVYVEGGTFTMGLVKDDVMHDWNNSPRRMQVSSFFIGETEITNYEYREYLTWLKYVFPPSDPSFKEIYNGALPDTLLWDNKLSRNDYNETYFRSPEFDYYPVVGVSWTQANRYCEWLTDRANEKALMSAGIIAKDLYINESNNQGGTAFNMDKFKANDPEMQGYINEQRMQQKTGLKTTNQRLLAANRAPNSAMVQKFRLPTEVEWEYAALGMAKNREYNQYLGKKPEIERLRGTKGRDRGMFLENFKMGRGDYSGIAGWKNDGSARTSDVRQYPSNDLGIYGMYGNVSEWTADVYRPIIDEDFSDFNYYRGNMPQAVVKNGDGTYKMVDEGSIKYDTLADGRLVYRNLPGQFERQTIADYRNYRDGDRQSSLEYYKAGDSATAYDMYNSPKQRFIVDGSGKVILQKDTRDRTSAMSNDIRVVKGGSWQDTAYWLDPGQRRYKDQNRAYGWIGFRVAQDARVADKNRTRR, from the coding sequence ATGAAAAAACTAAAGTTGTTTTCATTAATAGCATTAAGTTCTACACTTGCATTAACCAGTTGTGGTGGATCGGGTACCAACAAAGGTGGAGGTACTAAAAAATTTATCAGTAAGACGGGTTGGAAACCAAACGAAAAACAAGGTTGGTTTTTTGCAGGAAAGCAACAAAAACAGAAAGGTTGGCCGGGGATGGTATATGTAGAAGGTGGAACTTTTACAATGGGATTAGTGAAAGATGATGTCATGCACGATTGGAATAATTCGCCTCGCAGAATGCAGGTAAGTTCTTTCTTTATCGGTGAAACAGAGATTACTAACTACGAATACCGCGAATACCTTACATGGTTGAAGTATGTGTTCCCACCTAGTGATCCAAGTTTTAAGGAAATCTATAATGGTGCCTTACCAGATACCTTATTATGGGATAACAAACTATCTAGAAATGATTACAACGAGACGTATTTCCGTTCTCCGGAGTTTGATTACTATCCGGTAGTAGGTGTTTCCTGGACTCAGGCAAACAGATATTGCGAATGGTTAACAGACAGAGCTAATGAAAAAGCTTTAATGTCTGCAGGGATCATCGCAAAAGATTTGTATATCAACGAATCCAATAATCAAGGAGGAACTGCATTTAACATGGATAAATTCAAAGCGAATGATCCTGAAATGCAAGGATATATTAACGAACAAAGAATGCAGCAAAAAACGGGTTTGAAAACAACCAACCAAAGATTGCTTGCTGCTAACAGAGCTCCAAACTCTGCAATGGTTCAGAAATTCAGACTTCCTACAGAAGTTGAATGGGAATATGCAGCGCTTGGTATGGCTAAAAACAGAGAATATAACCAATATCTTGGAAAGAAGCCGGAAATTGAAAGATTAAGAGGTACCAAAGGAAGAGACAGAGGAATGTTCCTTGAAAACTTCAAAATGGGTAGAGGAGATTACTCAGGTATCGCAGGTTGGAAGAATGACGGTTCTGCAAGAACTTCAGATGTTAGACAATATCCGTCTAACGATCTTGGAATCTATGGAATGTATGGAAACGTGTCTGAATGGACAGCGGATGTTTACAGACCTATTATTGATGAAGATTTCAGTGACTTCAATTACTATAGAGGAAATATGCCTCAGGCTGTTGTAAAGAACGGAGACGGAACTTACAAAATGGTAGATGAAGGAAGCATTAAATATGATACTTTAGCTGACGGAAGATTAGTTTACAGAAACTTACCTGGACAGTTTGAAAGACAAACAATTGCTGATTACAGAAATTACAGAGATGGTGACAGACAATCTTCTTTAGAGTACTATAAAGCCGGAGATTCTGCAACAGCATATGATATGTACAACTCTCCTAAACAAAGATTCATTGTAGATGGAAGCGGTAAAGTAATACTGCAAAAAGACACCAGAGACAGAACATCTGCTATGTCTAACGACATCAGAGTAGTAAAAGGTGGTTCTTGGCAGGATACTGCATACTGGCTGGATCCGGGACAAAGAAGATATAAAGATCAAAACAGAGCTTATGGCTGGATTGGATTCCGTGTCGCTCAAGATGCCAGAGTTGCTGACAAGAATAGAACTAGAAGATAA
- a CDS encoding FUSC family protein: protein MNYSAELKKFVTSQYVYSAIRITLATVLPCLVLAHFGILKEYFLFPLGTSFVALTDQPGPFIRRRNALTFAIVCFVFVALIASLVMHIKVLVILEIIVFAMFFSLIGVYGQRLAAVGSLSLVVLAIFIDGHLTGDNIFKSLLIFASGCIWFLLIFLIVTTIQPYKLASQMIGENYLQLAEFLKIKANYYQKNPDFDKLTTQVIAKQIGIKNLQEETRETVFKTRTIVNESTTTSRLLMLMFLNSMDLHEKLMTSESDYQKLQESFKDSMILVNIHDYLNLLSEEITNIGISLQLGTRAKPIFDLEMELKKLNTLYFELRNRQITPETLENFMILRQILMRISEITKEINEIYKVFSQDVKLAKSLSTGLDLRKFMPNEEKLNFKVLRNNISLSSSQFRHAIRITTALLIGYLFSLFQFLGIGHTYWILITITAILKPAYSITKQRNGLRLYGTIVGATIAYIILHFVHINAILFATLLISMILCFSLLKGKYFWAVLFMTIYVFMSFNFLSPGKVDVIFKDRIVDTMIAGIIAFLVSYIVLPVWEHTQNLDLMKKSAESNLIYFQSVISKFLEDNFDLEDYKVKRKNAIISLANLSDNFQRMISEPKNQQKKLEVVHQFVATSHLVTAYTASLSQYAKNDEKYPEIDADSWSRKIESELQQTYALLNGEKINESLKMESRLEPEDSSIDDLMLKRKTELEENEASEVNDPNKISHLTELKNIHDVLELIYDVAKEQRKVIEKYKNESEAATPPQS, encoded by the coding sequence ATGAACTATTCGGCGGAACTAAAAAAATTTGTAACCAGTCAGTATGTATATTCTGCAATCAGGATTACATTAGCCACTGTATTACCTTGTTTGGTTCTCGCCCATTTTGGAATTTTAAAAGAATATTTTCTCTTCCCTCTGGGAACCAGTTTCGTAGCCCTTACTGATCAGCCGGGACCGTTTATCAGAAGGAGGAATGCCCTTACTTTTGCTATTGTATGTTTTGTGTTTGTAGCACTTATTGCCAGCCTGGTGATGCATATCAAAGTACTGGTGATCCTCGAGATCATCGTATTTGCCATGTTTTTTTCACTTATCGGGGTATACGGGCAAAGGCTGGCTGCCGTTGGTTCTTTATCTCTGGTGGTACTAGCGATCTTTATCGACGGACATCTGACCGGAGACAATATTTTTAAAAGTCTGCTGATCTTTGCGTCAGGCTGTATATGGTTTTTATTGATCTTCCTTATTGTTACGACTATCCAGCCTTATAAGCTGGCAAGCCAGATGATCGGCGAAAATTATCTCCAGCTGGCAGAATTTTTAAAAATAAAAGCAAATTATTACCAAAAGAATCCTGATTTCGATAAACTGACCACCCAGGTTATTGCCAAGCAGATAGGAATCAAGAACCTTCAGGAGGAAACCCGGGAAACCGTTTTTAAGACAAGAACCATTGTTAATGAATCTACGACGACCAGCAGATTATTGATGCTGATGTTCCTGAACTCAATGGACCTTCATGAGAAACTGATGACTTCTGAAAGTGATTATCAGAAGTTGCAGGAAAGTTTCAAGGACAGCATGATATTGGTTAATATCCATGATTACCTCAACCTGCTTTCAGAAGAAATAACAAACATTGGAATTTCTTTACAGTTGGGTACCCGTGCAAAACCTATTTTTGATCTGGAAATGGAACTTAAGAAACTGAATACCCTGTATTTTGAACTAAGGAACAGGCAGATCACACCCGAAACGTTAGAAAACTTTATGATCCTGCGTCAGATCCTGATGCGTATCAGCGAGATTACAAAGGAAATCAACGAGATCTATAAAGTTTTTTCACAAGATGTAAAACTTGCAAAAAGTCTTTCAACAGGATTAGACCTAAGAAAGTTTATGCCTAATGAAGAAAAGCTTAATTTCAAAGTCCTTAGAAACAACATATCCCTATCTTCCTCTCAGTTTCGTCATGCCATTCGCATTACGACCGCTTTACTGATCGGGTATCTGTTTTCTCTTTTTCAGTTTTTAGGAATCGGCCATACCTACTGGATATTGATTACGATTACCGCTATATTAAAACCGGCTTATTCCATAACAAAACAAAGAAACGGACTTCGTTTGTACGGCACTATTGTAGGAGCTACAATAGCCTATATCATACTCCACTTTGTTCACATCAATGCTATATTATTTGCCACACTTCTGATCAGCATGATCCTTTGCTTCAGTTTACTAAAAGGCAAATATTTCTGGGCTGTATTATTCATGACGATCTATGTCTTTATGAGCTTTAATTTTTTAAGCCCCGGAAAGGTTGACGTTATTTTCAAAGACAGAATTGTGGATACGATGATTGCAGGTATTATTGCGTTCCTTGTTTCCTATATTGTCCTTCCTGTCTGGGAGCATACTCAGAATCTGGATCTGATGAAAAAATCTGCAGAAAGTAACCTCATCTATTTTCAGAGTGTTATTTCCAAATTCCTTGAAGATAATTTTGACCTTGAGGACTATAAGGTAAAACGTAAAAATGCGATTATTTCCCTGGCCAATCTTTCCGACAATTTCCAGAGGATGATCTCAGAACCCAAAAATCAGCAGAAGAAGCTGGAAGTTGTTCACCAGTTTGTAGCAACTTCCCATCTTGTTACGGCTTATACAGCTTCGCTTTCGCAATATGCTAAAAATGATGAGAAATATCCTGAAATAGATGCTGACAGCTGGAGCCGGAAAATAGAATCGGAGTTACAGCAGACCTATGCCCTTCTTAATGGTGAAAAAATCAATGAATCCCTTAAAATGGAAAGCCGTCTGGAACCGGAGGATTCTTCTATTGACGACCTCATGCTGAAAAGGAAAACAGAGCTCGAGGAAAATGAAGCTTCAGAAGTTAACGATCCCAATAAGATATCTCATCTTACGGAACTGAAAAACATCCATGATGTGCTTGAGCTTATTTATGATGTTGCTAAAGAGCAAAGAAAGGTGATCGAGAAATACAAGAACGAATCCGAAGCGGCTACTCCTCCACAATCGTAA
- the murF gene encoding UDP-N-acetylmuramoyl-tripeptide--D-alanyl-D-alanine ligase, translated as MNIEQFYPLFLQANKVTIDSRKIENNDIFFAFSGDNFNAATLAEKAVSEGALAVIVEDKEYENTNENIFYVPSTLDFLQALAIHHRNKLNIPFIGLTGSNGKTTTKELIHAVLSEKYNVQYTYGNLNNHIGVPLTILSIRPEHEMAVIEMGANHQKEIELLCSLSKPDFGYITNFGKAHLEGFGGFEGVIKGKSELYDYLKTFHKTIIVNENDEIQRDKTENYNPKITFGKPDSDYYFEAFSENHCVGLSYQGTRALSKLTGNYNFTNLCAAVSLGLHFGIEISKIQHAIESYTPTNMRSQIVKKEGRTLVLDTYNANPSSMTASLNNFVTFEGTKSIIIGDMLELGNESELEHQIILKQALDLGFDQIITVGRNFKQINQTTLSFENTQELIEYLKLNKIQSENILLKASRGISLEKALDFI; from the coding sequence ATGAATATAGAACAGTTTTATCCTTTGTTTCTGCAAGCTAATAAAGTTACTATTGACAGCAGAAAAATAGAAAATAATGATATTTTCTTTGCCTTTTCAGGAGATAATTTTAACGCAGCTACTTTGGCAGAAAAGGCTGTTTCCGAAGGCGCTTTGGCAGTAATTGTGGAGGATAAAGAATATGAAAATACAAATGAAAATATCTTCTATGTTCCTTCTACACTGGATTTTTTACAGGCTCTTGCCATACATCACAGAAATAAGCTGAATATTCCATTCATAGGGCTTACAGGGAGTAATGGAAAAACAACTACAAAAGAACTGATCCATGCTGTTCTTTCTGAAAAATATAACGTGCAGTATACCTACGGTAATCTGAATAACCACATTGGAGTTCCTCTTACCATTTTATCCATCAGACCTGAACATGAAATGGCGGTAATAGAAATGGGAGCAAATCATCAGAAAGAAATAGAGCTGTTATGTTCGCTATCGAAACCTGATTTCGGATACATTACCAACTTCGGGAAAGCACACCTGGAGGGATTTGGTGGATTTGAAGGGGTGATCAAAGGAAAATCCGAATTGTATGACTATCTGAAAACATTCCACAAGACCATTATTGTTAACGAGAATGATGAGATACAGCGTGATAAAACAGAAAATTATAATCCTAAAATCACATTCGGAAAACCAGATTCGGATTATTATTTTGAGGCCTTTTCAGAAAATCATTGTGTAGGTTTATCTTATCAGGGGACCAGAGCATTATCTAAGCTTACAGGGAATTATAATTTTACAAACCTTTGTGCAGCAGTTAGCCTGGGGCTTCATTTTGGAATAGAAATTAGCAAAATACAACATGCTATTGAAAGCTATACGCCGACCAATATGCGTTCCCAGATCGTAAAAAAAGAGGGGAGGACACTTGTTCTGGATACTTACAATGCTAATCCAAGCTCAATGACGGCCTCTCTAAATAACTTTGTAACTTTTGAAGGAACCAAGTCCATTATTATTGGTGATATGCTTGAGCTGGGAAATGAAAGTGAACTGGAGCATCAGATCATTTTAAAACAGGCATTGGATCTGGGTTTTGATCAAATCATCACTGTTGGCAGAAATTTTAAGCAAATAAATCAAACAACACTATCTTTTGAAAATACCCAGGAATTAATAGAATACCTTAAACTGAATAAAATTCAATCAGAGAATATTCTATTAAAAGCTTCACGGGGTATATCACTGGAAAAAGCGCTGGATTTTATTTAG
- a CDS encoding NUDIX domain-containing protein, which translates to MYKVFVNEKKLLLSKQSENLEKNVRYENFTTFEIALDLLENTSVKELNVFGDDIDTIWKEFQSLFRIIEAAGGLVNNSKGEMLFIKRLGKWDLPKGKMEKGESREESAVREIEEETGLKDVELVKFINTTYHIYVERNGEKILKCTHWFEMNFNGEDTSKPQIEEGITEVAWKNNTQIENEVFPNTFKNIRLIVTEFRDGQPK; encoded by the coding sequence ATGTATAAAGTTTTTGTGAACGAAAAAAAATTATTGCTGTCTAAACAGTCTGAAAACCTGGAAAAAAATGTAAGGTATGAGAACTTCACAACTTTTGAAATCGCATTAGATCTTCTTGAAAATACATCTGTAAAAGAATTGAATGTATTCGGAGACGATATTGATACTATTTGGAAAGAATTTCAGAGTCTCTTCAGAATTATTGAGGCAGCAGGCGGGCTTGTGAATAACAGCAAAGGTGAAATGCTCTTCATCAAAAGACTGGGCAAATGGGATCTTCCCAAAGGAAAAATGGAAAAAGGAGAATCCCGTGAGGAATCTGCTGTTAGGGAAATCGAGGAAGAAACAGGACTTAAGGATGTTGAATTAGTAAAATTCATCAACACCACTTACCATATCTACGTAGAAAGAAACGGTGAAAAAATTCTGAAATGTACCCATTGGTTCGAAATGAACTTTAATGGTGAAGACACTTCTAAACCTCAGATTGAAGAAGGTATTACGGAGGTAGCATGGAAAAACAACACTCAAATAGAAAATGAAGTTTTTCCAAATACTTTTAAAAATATTCGCCTGATCGTCACTGAATTCAGGGACGGCCAGCCTAAATAA